A DNA window from Prosthecobacter debontii contains the following coding sequences:
- a CDS encoding response regulator yields MHTSQPLGKLPAKYQVLIASAAESTTRLLQPLQHIGQTEGVTDSGGLFVLPRQRFVFHPLEHNVLNIVLRSFQADTPVAVVIVDVQPGTESTAEQLINALYHADGTLGVIVLLGEGASLSATLLEQITHSPRLTFVQMPGTLPQIFQIVKIMLMSWHAQRRLADPAANKAAETGAAALGGHLAPDVPVEAPPMHLEIVGSLAAGIAHEFNNVLTVIQSQMDMAMKQAGEVPGVLNLLTQVMETARSASTLSRKLVSFTPDEGSSPAAVDLTASLKEEVMLLNKTLGDHFTLEVSHSADLPKVWADPSTISQLIINVALHARNGMPDGGRLQISTSKISHQTGCKFARLFPEAAHGDYVMLTIEDPNPSDEVSVTDPSQVVVTLPPSVQRAADDRLAWIQRTIQAAGGGLNVTLLPGMVRLYQLLFPLASDHQEEGDVAESAPHSSPPIPEIISGEVPPSTVLVVDDDDTICMIMSQVLATEKHRVLTAKSADEAWQQWCKHRSSIKLLITDINMPGGANGVALGHAIQEQDGSVPVIYTSGHRAVHQFAELEVGTNYLPKPFGMNDLLAVANRALMSHRSHGLS; encoded by the coding sequence ATGCATACCTCCCAGCCACTCGGCAAGCTACCCGCCAAATACCAGGTGCTGATCGCGTCAGCCGCTGAGAGCACCACGCGTCTTTTGCAGCCTCTCCAGCATATCGGTCAGACGGAGGGCGTGACGGACAGTGGTGGGCTCTTCGTGCTTCCACGGCAGCGTTTCGTTTTTCACCCCCTTGAGCACAATGTGCTGAACATTGTCCTGCGGAGTTTTCAAGCCGACACACCCGTGGCGGTGGTGATTGTGGATGTACAGCCAGGGACGGAGAGCACGGCAGAGCAGTTGATCAATGCGCTGTATCACGCGGATGGCACCCTCGGCGTCATCGTTTTGTTGGGAGAAGGAGCGTCACTCTCGGCCACACTTTTGGAACAGATCACGCACAGCCCCCGGCTCACTTTCGTGCAGATGCCCGGCACTCTGCCGCAGATTTTCCAGATCGTTAAAATCATGCTCATGTCTTGGCATGCGCAGCGTCGATTGGCTGACCCTGCGGCTAATAAGGCCGCTGAAACGGGGGCTGCTGCTTTAGGCGGGCATCTCGCGCCGGATGTTCCCGTGGAAGCTCCGCCGATGCATCTGGAGATCGTAGGCAGTCTGGCGGCAGGCATTGCCCATGAGTTTAATAACGTTTTGACCGTGATTCAAAGCCAGATGGACATGGCGATGAAGCAGGCTGGCGAGGTGCCTGGCGTACTCAATCTCCTGACTCAGGTGATGGAGACGGCCCGCAGTGCTTCGACCTTGTCTCGCAAACTGGTCTCGTTTACTCCCGATGAAGGCAGTTCTCCGGCGGCAGTGGATTTGACGGCTTCGTTAAAGGAAGAAGTCATGCTGCTGAATAAAACGTTAGGGGATCACTTTACCCTTGAGGTCAGTCATTCGGCCGACCTGCCCAAAGTTTGGGCGGATCCCTCGACGATCAGTCAACTCATCATCAACGTTGCTTTGCATGCTCGCAATGGTATGCCGGACGGGGGCCGCCTCCAGATTTCCACCAGCAAGATCTCCCACCAGACCGGCTGCAAATTTGCGCGATTGTTTCCCGAAGCAGCTCATGGCGACTATGTCATGCTCACCATTGAGGACCCGAATCCATCCGACGAAGTCTCTGTGACAGATCCGAGTCAGGTGGTCGTCACCCTACCGCCTTCGGTTCAGCGTGCCGCCGATGACCGACTCGCCTGGATTCAGCGCACGATCCAGGCTGCAGGTGGTGGGCTCAATGTGACTCTATTGCCTGGGATGGTTAGGCTTTATCAGTTGTTATTCCCCTTGGCATCCGATCATCAGGAAGAAGGGGATGTCGCAGAATCGGCTCCCCACTCTTCCCCACCTATCCCTGAGATCATCTCTGGAGAAGTGCCGCCGTCCACCGTATTGGTGGTGGATGACGATGACACAATTTGCATGATCATGAGCCAAGTTTTGGCGACAGAGAAACATCGTGTGCTGACAGCAAAAAGCGCGGACGAGGCATGGCAGCAGTGGTGTAAGCATCGCAGTTCCATCAAACTGCTCATTACCGACATCAATATGCCCGGCGGTGCCAATGGAGTGGCGTTGGGGCATGCCATCCAAGAGCAGGATGGTTCCGTGCCTGTCATTTACACCAGCGGACACCGTGCAGTGCATCAGTTTGCGGAATTGGAGGTAGGGACCAATTACCTGCCCAAGCCTTTTGGGATGAACGATCTCCTGGCTGTGGCCAACCGCGCTTTGATGTCTCATCGTAGCCATGGCTTAAGCTGA
- a CDS encoding alpha-1,4-glucan--maltose-1-phosphate maltosyltransferase → MFAGFMPATAAHAPTVVIENFYPCIEGGRHPIKRIVGEPLQLWCDIFTDGHVVMSAVLKWRQLGTRRWYESRMTPTDNDRWQGLCQFDSIGRWEYTVEAWADTFRGWKKTFAVRVQAADPDVPIEALEGARLLKEAALRARPGAADAASQLEEVAELLEKLPPQEVMEVLLSEDLQKLMDAYADRSLSTTSEPLKVIVERERARFSAWYEFFPRGAEGRADKHSTFRDCLPRLDDAKAMGFDTIYFPPIHPIGITARKGKNNTLIADENDVGSPWAIGGPAGGHRAVEPALGTIEDFVWLVKEANHRGLEIAMDFAINCSPDHPYVKDHPEWFYQRPDGSIRYAENPPKKYQDIYPLNFHCADWKNLWKELIDVVLFWVDKGVKVFRVDNPHTKPVSFWEELISTVQRKHPEVIFLAEAFTKPKMMQVLGKVGFTQSYTYFTWREDKWSLTDYAKELTQGEMRWFYRGNFWPNTPDIHPYYLQNAPASIFRLRAALAATLSSTWGMYAGYEICENEPLPGKEEYLDSEKFQLRQRDYDAPGNIKGFIARLNSIRRDNPAMHLYDNLVFHGADHDQMMCYSKCTPDFSNRMLCVVSLNGHDMVSGMVHLDLAALGLSSDQPYRVRDLMHGTVYIWQGSHNYVSLHPTGTSLHVFKVEPQ, encoded by the coding sequence ATGTTCGCAGGATTCATGCCCGCCACAGCCGCTCACGCTCCTACTGTCGTCATCGAGAATTTCTATCCCTGCATCGAAGGGGGCCGTCATCCGATCAAACGTATCGTCGGTGAGCCTCTACAGCTATGGTGTGACATCTTTACGGATGGACATGTGGTGATGTCGGCCGTGCTGAAGTGGCGTCAGCTCGGCACCCGACGCTGGTATGAAAGCCGGATGACCCCGACGGACAATGATCGCTGGCAGGGCCTGTGCCAGTTCGATAGCATTGGCCGCTGGGAATATACCGTTGAGGCTTGGGCCGATACTTTCCGGGGCTGGAAGAAGACCTTTGCGGTGCGTGTGCAGGCTGCGGATCCAGATGTGCCGATCGAAGCCCTCGAAGGGGCTCGCCTGCTGAAGGAAGCTGCTTTGCGTGCGCGTCCAGGCGCTGCTGATGCAGCGAGTCAGCTCGAAGAAGTGGCGGAGCTTCTGGAAAAGCTCCCTCCTCAGGAAGTGATGGAGGTTTTGTTGTCTGAAGATCTTCAGAAGCTGATGGACGCCTATGCGGATCGCAGCCTCTCAACCACTTCTGAGCCTTTGAAAGTCATTGTGGAACGGGAGCGAGCCCGGTTCTCGGCGTGGTATGAGTTCTTCCCACGTGGAGCGGAAGGGCGCGCGGATAAGCACAGCACTTTTCGTGATTGTTTGCCTCGGCTGGATGATGCCAAAGCGATGGGCTTTGATACCATCTATTTCCCACCGATTCATCCCATCGGGATCACTGCGCGGAAAGGGAAGAACAATACCCTCATAGCCGATGAAAATGATGTCGGTAGTCCTTGGGCCATCGGTGGGCCAGCGGGGGGGCACCGGGCTGTGGAACCCGCTCTCGGCACGATTGAGGATTTCGTCTGGCTGGTGAAGGAAGCTAACCATCGCGGTCTGGAGATCGCCATGGACTTTGCCATCAATTGCTCCCCTGACCATCCCTACGTGAAGGATCACCCCGAGTGGTTTTATCAGCGCCCTGATGGCAGTATCCGCTATGCGGAAAATCCGCCGAAGAAGTATCAGGACATCTATCCCCTGAATTTCCACTGTGCAGACTGGAAAAACCTCTGGAAGGAACTGATCGACGTGGTGCTTTTCTGGGTGGACAAAGGAGTGAAGGTCTTCCGTGTCGATAACCCCCACACGAAGCCGGTTTCCTTCTGGGAAGAGTTGATCTCCACTGTGCAGCGCAAGCATCCTGAGGTGATCTTCTTGGCCGAAGCCTTCACCAAACCCAAGATGATGCAGGTGCTGGGTAAGGTGGGGTTCACCCAGAGCTACACCTATTTCACGTGGCGTGAGGATAAGTGGAGCCTGACAGACTACGCTAAGGAGCTGACTCAGGGAGAGATGCGCTGGTTTTACCGAGGCAACTTCTGGCCGAATACACCTGATATTCACCCCTACTACCTGCAAAATGCCCCGGCGAGCATCTTCCGGTTGCGTGCTGCTCTGGCGGCAACTCTTTCCAGCACCTGGGGCATGTATGCCGGCTATGAAATCTGTGAAAACGAGCCGCTTCCAGGGAAAGAGGAGTATCTGGACTCTGAAAAGTTCCAACTTCGTCAGCGCGACTACGATGCTCCTGGTAATATCAAAGGATTCATCGCTCGGTTGAATTCCATCCGCCGGGATAATCCGGCCATGCATCTGTATGACAATCTCGTCTTCCACGGAGCGGATCACGACCAGATGATGTGCTACAGCAAATGCACGCCAGATTTCAGCAACCGGATGCTCTGTGTCGTGAGTCTGAACGGCCATGATATGGTCTCGGGCATGGTGCATCTGGATCTGGCAGCGCTCGGGTTATCCTCGGATCAGCCTTACCGTGTGCGAGATCTGATGCACGGCACGGTTTACATTTGGCAGGGCTCCCACAACTACGTTTCGCTGCATCCTACAGGAACGAGTCTGCACGTGTTCAAGGTGGAACCGCAATAA